ATTAATTACTCCAATTGCAATGGAAGCAGGATTAAGATTTGCGATTCGTGAAGGTGGAAAGACTGTAGGTGCTGGAGTTATTACTGGAATTATTGAATAAAATAAGATTAAAGAAATATACTAAAAAGTGGGTAGATTAACTACCTGCTTTTTAGTTGCTTGTCTGAGATGTTTAAATTCAAGAACTATATTGACTTTTTGCTTAAAATATGATACAGTAAGTAAGGTGTGAACTGAAGCGTTTTCGTTTTGTTTAGGTTTGAGGAGGTGGCATTTATGAGAGAAATCATTACATTAGCGTGTACAGAATGTAATCAACGTAACTATTCTAGTACTAAAAATAAGTCTAATACTCGTGATCGGGTAGAATTAAAAAAACATTGTAAGTATTGTGGGAAGCATACTGTTCATAAGGAAACTAAGTAATTCAAACATAAAAGATTCAATTAGAATTATAAGGATGTG
The sequence above is a segment of the Selenihalanaerobacter shriftii genome. Coding sequences within it:
- the rpmG gene encoding 50S ribosomal protein L33 translates to MREIITLACTECNQRNYSSTKNKSNTRDRVELKKHCKYCGKHTVHKETK